ATGAGGTCATTTCTATGTTCTAACACTAACAGTAGTAGAGATCACTTAGAATGAACATGAAACAAACATAGCTCACAAGTTATCCTTCCAGATTAAACCGGAAGCTGAAGTGAGGTATTAATTTGACTCGCATTTCATTCTTATTTGTAGTTTTAAGCAAAAACTTGTTTTGTAATGATGTCTGAAATGCCACGTAATTGCTGATGTTTTGCCCCCTTGTTTGAACACTCTTGATTTGTTTACTTTCAGAAAGTGAGATTGTTCGGATGTTTTATCCTCCAGTACGCCAGTGTGAGGAGCCAATAGCAACCGTTGGGCCAAGATACACACACTCTGTACGTGTCTTGGATGAGAGGTTCATTAGGATCCTCAAGATTTTCAAGTGGGGCCCTGATGCTGAGAAGGCACTGGAGGTTCTCATGCTTAGAGTTGATCACTGGTTGGTACGAGAGGTTATGAAAACTGATGTTGGGGTCAACGTGAAGATGCAGTTCTTCAGATGGGCTGCAAAGAGGAGGAATTATGAGCATGATACATCCACATACATGGCGTTGATACGTTGTTTGGACGTAGTAGAGCAGTATGGCGAGATGTGGAAGATGATCCAAGAAATGGTACGGAATCCCATTTGTGTTGTCACCCCGACAGAGCTGTCAGAGGTAATTCGGATGTTGGGGAATGCTAAGATGATCAGCAAGGCAATTGCAATCTTCTACCAAATTAAAGCACGGAAGTGTCAGCCAACTGCACAGGCATATAATAGCATGATAATAATGTTGATGCATGAGGGACAATATGAGAAAGTCCATGAACTATACAATGAGATGAGCAATGAGGGTCATTGCCTCCCGGACACTGTGACATACAGCACACTGATTTTTGCTTTCTGCAAACTCGGTCGTCATGATTCAGCAATTCGGTTGTTGAATGAGATGAAGGAGAATGGAATGCAGCCAACTGCTAAGATATATACCATGTTAATAGCTTTGTTCTTCAAATTGGACGATGTCCATGGAGCATTGAGTTTATTTGAAGAGATGAGGTGTCAGTATTGCCGGCCAGATGTGTTTACTTACACTGAGTTGATCAGAGGTCTTGGTAAAGCCGGGAGAATAGATGAAGCGTATCACTTCTTCCATGAAATGCAGCGGGAAGGCTGCAGGCCAGACACAATTGTTATGAATAATATGATAAATTTCTTAGGGAAGGCTGGTCGTTTGGATGATGCTATTAAGCTGTTTCAGGAGATGGAAATGCTGCGGTGCATTCCTAGTGTTGTGACATACAATACAATAATAAAAGCAGTTTTTGAATCAAAATCTCATGCTTCTGAGGTTCCATCGTGGTTCGAGAGAATGAAGGGAAGTGGAATCTCCCCTAGTTCATTCACCTATTCTATCCTGATTGACGGATTCTGCAAAACCAACAGGACGGAGAAGGCCATGATGCTACTGGAGGAGATGGATGAAAAGGGCTTCCCTCCATGTCCTGCGGCATATTGCAGCCTGATTGATGCTCTTGGAAAAGCTAAGCGCTGTGATCTTGCCTGTGAGCTTTTTCAGGAACTAAAAGAAAACTGTGGCACCTCCAGTGCTCGGGTATATGCAGTGATGATAAAACATTTAGGAAAGGCGGGACGGCTTGATGATGCTATAAATATGTTTGAGGAAATGAATCAACTCGGTTGTACTCCTGATGTTTATGCTTACAATGCTCTAATGTCCGGATTAGCAAGAAAGGGCATGCTTGATGAAGCTCTTACTACAATGAGAAGAATGCAAGAGCATGGGTGTATTCCTGATATCAATTCCTACAATATTATCCTGAATGGTCTGGCAAAAACAGGTGGACCTCATCGTGCTATGGAGATGCTTTCTAACATGAAACAGTCTGCAATAAGACCTGATGTTGTCTCTTATAATACTGTCCTTGGTGCTTTGAGTCATGCTGGCATGTTTGAGGAGGCAGCAAAGTTGATGAAAGAGATGAATACACTGGGGTTCGAGTATGATCTTATTACGTATTCATCTATACTTGAGGCTATTGGAAATGTTGATCATGAATAAACTGGCGAACTTTGCTGACGGGCACTAGACGAGTGTTGACTGTGATCCACATAAAGCAACTAATCCAGGCTTTGTTCATGAAAAATTATTCTTTGAGAAAAGCCTTACCTGTTTGACATATGTCAAAATATGTCCATCCTGCGCTTAGGTAAATTGTTGATGCAAAATATTGAAGATCACAACTGATCAAACTGTGAAGGTGTGTAATTGTTGAATTCACTACTTTACTTTGCTAACAAGGCATCATGCCTCCTGTATTATCCAATCGTGTTTATGTTTCAATACCTTTAGCTTCCTCTCTAATCCTAAGAACTTGAACGTTATTGTTTTCTTATATGAATGGTTTCAGCAATAACTTCCTGAAAGGTTTGAGATCAGTGAAGCACAAGCCTAACTACTGTATATTGAGATATTTCTTTCAGCAGTCCAAGTCCACATGTGACACATTCCTGAAGTCCTGGTAGGTGTTACTTTGCATAAATCTAATATTTTCAAGTCAATCATTCTCATTTTTTTCTGAACTGGTAGGTGTTACTTCGCACAACTCTAATGTTTTTCAAGTCAATCATTCTATTacagtgaaaaaaaaatatggacCACTTAGTTATCACACATTTCTGTTGTGTAGCCATGTCCTGGATTTGTACATGGACAAGTCCTGATGTCCTTTTAATGTTGCACTGCTGAAACCAACTTAACTATTTTCAGTTACTACTCAAATGGGGCCAacgtctgaagtctgaacttcCGTTGCATCATGGTAGCATGTAAAGAATGATTTCACCAGAAGACAATGTAGAGCAAGAAGGCATGTTTGGGATCAACACTATTCTGGAGCCGTATGTAGCTGCATACTTAATTATAACGCTATGATGCTTGAGTGTTTTCTCCTTTGTAAAACCCGGCAAAGAGTCTTTCAGAGTCAAGTTATGGCACCTAGGATCCGTACTTGTAGTTGTAACCTGAGATCCAGAGGCGAGATATGGTTGAAATTGTACTGATACACTATGATTATATGAGTGTATAATTCAGTCCCACTGTTGCAGCCATATGATCCCTGACATATGTGCTTGTAAAAGTTCGTGTTATTATAGTGGGCGACCTCTTACTGCTGCCTCTAGATGTGCGCAAGCATCAGTgcttaagatttttttttatctccAGCGTGGAAAGGGAACTAACTCAAATTGTGCACTTGGTTTGGAGTAATGGAGATGCCCTGATTCTCCGATCTCCGATAGTCTTTTGTGATTTTTGGGATTACAGTATTAACTGTGCCTCCCTTGTATGTGATCCTTGCCATTCTCTAATAGGaatgttttattttttaagATGTATGTATGGATACGATTATGCACgtgactgcttgagcacagctcAACGCCATGTGAACAGTCTTATCTTTTTAGAAAGTTATTAATGTCATCACATGCCATGTTCGTGCATCTTTGTTCCTGAACATGGCCACACCTGGGCCAGCTAGTGGGGTTAGGAATGTGACGTGAAGGAATTGGTAAAGAGAACTGATGCTGTAAATTTGTTACCATTCATGTTTCAATTACCTCAATTGGAAGTAAACATGATTCTTTGTCATTTGACATCTTGGTAGTTGGCTAGTTGCTGTTTTTGCATCTCCTACACACTGAAAAGGCAGACATTAAGTCTGAATGTTTGCTTCACCTATTGTGTGTTATCGCTGTAGAAATCCAGTTTTGACAGAAATGCGGTACTGGTATGTACAGATGCCAAACCTTTTTAGATCTGGAAATAAATCGACCAATTGAATGAACTAATAGTACTGAAGAAATATCTTTTTCTTCTCCAGACAGGACAATTTGGCAACGAATGTATTTACACAGGTTATCCTCACTGGAAAATAATATAGGAACTAAGAGAACTACATGCATTTTAGTGCTACACAGCTACTGGAGGCCACCAATCTAGCAATGAATAGACTATAGATACAACAGAAAGAATAGCAAAAAATGTTGAAGAATTTTGGAGACGATAACATTATCTTTTGGATAATAGCCTGAGATCTTCAGTAGAAACATATCGAGTTTGCAAGTCACTGCAACTGCCGTTGTCGGGAGATCTGCCGAAGCCCTGCTTCCAGGTCTTCCAACGTGATTGTGATCATTGTATCAGCATCGATGCAGTTGAAATCAAGGCGTAGGTCCAGGTTCTCACGGGCATTGATGAGCAGCGTGTCTACAAGGCCTCCATTCATCTGTTTCCGCCGCTCTTCGGTGGTCTCTCTGCCAATCAGCTCTCCAATGACCTCAATGCTGCAGCTTGGGTGCAGTTTGAACCCATAAAGTAAGCTGCTCTCACTTGGGTTCTTCATCTTCATATGTAGGATCTCTGCTAGTTCTGTCGTGCTGAAATCCTCAAAATAGAAGAATTTTGTGACTCTCCTACAGAAGCCATCATTTGAGGCGATGACACGCTTCATTGGCTCACAGTACCCAGCAAATATGACAACTAGCTTGCCACTGTCCATTACCGACATTATCTCCTCCAAGGCTTCTAAACCATAATCCTTGTCATCGGATTTTTGCATTGGTATCAACCTGTAAGCTTCGTCCACGAAAAGAATACCTCCCTCAGCATCCTGTATCTGTTGAGATGTGATCATGGAAACGATGAATTAGGTATGATATAACAACGTAAAAAAATCAAGTTCAAAATTTGTTTCACAGTTTCCCTTAAACTGAACCATGCAATTGAGAACATTTCTGACAAGAGAGAGGGGAGAAATACCTTCCTCCTAGTCTTTGGTCCAGTATGCCCCACAAATTCTCCAACAAGATCAGTTCTCTGAACTTCAGTAACTTTGTGGGTGGGGAGAACTCCAACCATATGAAGTAGCTTTCCAAGAATTCGAGCAACCATAGTTTTGCCTGCAATAGAGATTGAAATATTATAAACAGAGGATTGATGTTTCCCGCAGCTATATCTACCTAAGCTTTACAAACATGTTTTGCCAAACTTCAAGGCAAATGTTCCCAGTTCACATCTGAAGCAAGAGCTCCCAATCAGATGTCCAGTAACGCATAGCTCATTCTAATTGTAACATACTAACCCAACTAACCGTTGGGTAACAATATAACAGTAATCATAATGATAGATCATGGCATTGCTTTtgatcattaatcaaattaaacaGACTATGGTAACAGAAAAAAGGTGGCTTCTTTTGAAAAATCTTACCAGTTCCTGGATTGCCAAGAAATGCCATATGGGGAGCTCTTCTACTAGCAATCCCTAAGCCCATAGCCCGTCGCTTCTCATCAAAAAGCATTCCCCTTGCCCATCGATGTAATTGCATTTTTAGCTCTTGCAGTCCAACAATTTGTGATATCGCCTCTTCAAACTCTGCCATTGCTTTCCCTTCGCGGCATGACATGAGGGCTTTCCGTTTTCTTTGCTCCTCCATATGACAGCTGAGGAGTTTCAGCAACTTCTCACAACCTGCTCCTCCTGGAATATGATTTAAAGGCATTTTGCCTTCCTGTTGGCAAGATGTGATAACAAAGGTCACCAGATTGTTAATTTTAATATGATTTTAAATAAGTAACTAAAACCATTACAGTGAATCAAGCAGTACATCATCTTTTGCAAAGCAATCTGCATTGTAGCTGAGCAACACGCTGACGGTGCTGCAATCTCCAGCTTGAAGTGCGTGCCAGACAGCCAAATGCAATGGTGTCATGCCGTTCTGCATCAGCATGATTTTAgcataataaaattttgcatgcattataaaaaaaaaatgaaatggaACAGATATGCCATACATTGGCTTTGGCTTCTATGTGTGCACCACGTTCAAGAAGTAGACTTGTTGGCtcacaagaactatttttcacTGCCATATGCAGAGGAGTCTCACCATACTGTCAAACAATGGAATACTTAGATTAGGAAATAAGCTCATTGCGTGAAAGAAGTGTGGCAGAGGACACATTTGAGTACCATGTTCTTTGCCTCCAGATCAACCATTTCAGTACCTTGCCAGTTAAGCAAGAACTTGACTATTTCTGTATTGTTGTAGCCAGCAGCAACATGAAGTGGTGTTTGACACATCTGCAAATATTTCAAAGAGAAGATAAGTAAGATGGCACACTTATTATACCCATCTTTTCGGCTGTAAACGGCTGGTTGCGTTGGGAAGGCAATTAAAGCAGCAATTGCTAGCAAATAAAATCATGCTCGTGCATCACGGCTGGTTGGCGGCACAGGATATCCAATTTAATCGGGTCAACAAATGCAACGGATAAAAGGAGATATGAAAGCAACCCCTGAAATGACCGCAGAGAATTTTAAATGGAGAATCAAAGCAAAGCATACCAGACAATTTTAATCTTGACAAATCTTGAGAGCGAGTGGGGGCTTACCGAAATAGGGGAATTTTTGAAACAAGACCGCAGAAATCAAGACAGCACAACAAAGATACCCATCACAATCTATCTAGTATCATCTTCTTGGCCCAGAAAGCATCAAAACGGGCAGAAACAAAAGGAACCAGCAGAGAAACACATCGGCTATACAACGGAGCAAATGAGCAATTAAGCTATCAGGAGGGAACGCAAGCTAAGCACAGGAGCAAACAAAGTCCCAGCAATCAGTTCCAAGAAAAGGACTAGGAAACACAATACCAAAGGGCGGATTAGCCAAAGCAGCCGGGACGAAATCCAAGAACCGGCTCAAGAAAACCAAGCTAGGATTACACAATCCCGAGCAACCTCACATTTCTACACCCAGCAAGATCACTTCCTTATCACGAATCTAATACGCTCAACCCTCAGAGCAAGCATCAAGAACCATGAAACCGACCAAAGATCGCATTTTCCCCCCTTCATTCAAGCAAAGCAAAGAAGCAGGGGGCGCCTCACGTACAACGGGATTCTTATCGTTGAGGAGGGCAGGGTTCTCCCGCAGCATCCTCtggacgccggcgaggtcgccggcgcgcgcgacgcCGTGAATGGTCTCGACCTTGGCCGGCCGCGGCCTCGGGCCCCCGTTCTGGCTCCCCGgcatctcctccctccccctcttgtGGACCTCCACGGCTCCGCCTCCGTGTGTGTGCGCCCGCGTGAGCGCTCTCCGTGTGGGTGTGAGTGAGGAGGAGCcgtcgaggaggaagaaagggaggcgacggcgaggccgtGAAGAGGATGGGCCGCCGGGGACCGGTCCTTTCGCTGTTATTCGCCTTTTAAAAATAGTCGCTTTTATCGCATTGATTTTTGTTCTTATTTCGGTTTAATTTTAGATTTTCTTGCTTTTTATTTTTGCTGCGATTCCCGGGCCATGGAGCGGGTGCACGTTGCCCGTAACCCGTTAACCGTCCGATCCACCTAACTCGCTACCTCGACCGTCCGATGCGGCTCGGCTCGGGTCTGTCGCCCGTTATTCCACGCATCCCCCGTTATTCCACGCATCCGGGCACTCGGGAATCTTCGCGGACCCGCTCCGAAGGAACACCGTCGCAAGCTGGGAGTCTGGTACCCAACCACCGCAAATTGTCCAGGTAATTTGTTTTCCTCTCTGCCGCCTAGCTATTAGAGATCAGTGCTGCTGCCCTCCGCTTAGGTTAATCTGTATAAATTAGTACTATTCAGTTAATGTGTAGTAATTTCGTAGCCTGACATGCAGATCGAATTTAGTGCTGCGGCCTCATCTCTGTTGTGTATATTTTGGTTTGATTTGTTCTATCCTGTAGCACTTCACTGGAAACCAATCACTAATTGTAATGCGTGTTTATCTATACTTACAATAACAATATAATAATTCAAATTTGCTTTGTACTTTCAGGAAGCCAAAAGAACAACCTATCCCAAATTAAAAAGAAATAATAGTTAACAGGTATGTAACATAAAACAAGTTTGTTCTTGATGCATCATGAAAAGATAAACTGTTGAATTACTATCGGTAATCGTGTTGGTGCTGTCATTCAACTCAAACAGGACAGATGAAACATAACTTCCAAACACTCGAACTCGAAGTAGTATGCAATAGTCAACTTTGATCTTATCTTACTTGTGCCTTCTGTTGTATGTTCCCTGCCACTCTTACCTCAGGCTAGGAATAGTTAAAGCTATCGAGTAATTTAAGACTCCAGTCTATGTTGAAAATTATGACCAAGAGGAGGCTGAATTTCACAAGCCAACAACATCTTTATCATACTTTTAAGTTTTAAGCACTTATTCTTTTAGTTAGATGCATCCATTACCAACTCTAGATGATTCATTGCCTCTGGTATAATGGCTCATACCCTATTGGATGAGGCTCACCACCTACCATGATCATTGAAGTTGTCTAAAGCATGTTGTTCAGTTATGTGCTTATCAAAATCTTTGTAAGATATCTTTTCTATATCCAGCAATGAAATGTTTGCATAGTAGTATCTGACACTAAGAAGACAAGTCTTTTGACAGTATATTTAGGTTCCTGGAATTGTCTTTGCAAGAGGACCTGCATTGCTGTGTTGATTCTACTGAGCAGGTATAATATCATGATTTAGGGCACATAGACGATGTTCAGTTAGTAAATTCTTCCATTGACACAGCTCCTAAATTTCTAGGTTAGATTTATTGGAAATTTTGTTTGGAACCTCCAACTGGAATGCTAGATGACGAAAAAGGTGATTTTGTTGGCACCGCAGTCTGTGAGGTTAGCAACTTTTCTTATCCTAATCTAACGAGTATTTAAGTTCACATATTATTTTTAGGGCTTGTTGGTCCTGACTGATATTGGTTCACATTTGACATACCACAATATATCATTGTTGCTGTCATATTTCCTACTTGAACATGTAAAGCATGATCTATAACTGCTGACTGGTTAAAGAAAAAACTGGTAACCTTTTTTTCAGTTTGCTAACATCTGATGCAATCATGCAGCTTCTATTCCAGAAAAGAATTGTCCGAGTAGGCCGGGTAACTCAGTTTTGCCGGAGATTAGGCAGCATTGAGTAGGTAATCTTTATTTGGAATCTTACATGAGCATAATTTAGTCCTCTTGAGAGGCTAGCCCTGCAAGATCGGTGCTGGACTGGGGAGCGTCGGCGACGCCACAACCTTCAGCAGTCAGCGGAGTGCGCCCTCTGCGCGCAGGAGGACGAGTCCATCGACCACCTCCTGCTTGGTTGCGTCTTTAGCAGGGAGGTTTGGTTCAGGACTCTAAACCCGTTGGATTTGGCCGCTCTAGCTCCCTTGCCGGTAGATTCACTTGCAGATTGGTAGCTTGCAGCTCGGAAGCAGGTCCCAAAGGCGCATCAGAAAGGGTTTGACTCCCTTGTCACCCTCGTCTGCTGTCTGCTGGTCGCTTTGGAAGGAGCGTAATAGTCGTGTCTTTGAGGGTAGATCGGAGCAGCCGTCTGTGGTTTGCTCCAAGGTAGCGAGCGAGATCTCAGTGTGGGTCTTAGCTGGTTTTGTGTCCCTTAGGTCGCTCAGCGTTGTTGTGTAATTAAACCTTAAAGATagggggcggcgctcggcgccgtGTAATACTCTTAAGTGCCAGGATCACTTAGGTGATCTTAGTACTTGGTCGCTCTCTTTCCGCTTAATGAAATAACATGCTTCGGCACGTTCGCGAAAAAAAGATATGAAAAATGTGACCAACTGTGATATGGAGCATCAACCGAATTACAAGTTGCTGATTTTTGCAAATTCAGTCTGTAGCTGCATCTGCCAACATTCATGCAAAGCTTTTGATTTCGTGGTAAAGTTGGAAGGGTTAAAGCATCATGCTACTTGGCATTTCTGAGAAGTTCGCTTGTAGCGGCAGCCATGTGGTTTTCAGAAGTGCCGGGAAGCTTTTCCGAGCTTGACGGGAGCCACCGACCACCAGGATGCCAGCAACATCGACGTCCACTTGCCCAAGCTAAAGCCCCAAGGTGAGAGAGGGCGTGGACAACACGGTTAGTCGATCGACTGCAACGTCTGTGTATTATTTGCTTACAATACAAATAAGTATGGGGTCTCCTGCGAGAAACATCTAGAGTACTTAGCTAATATTATATATGTTTGGTTTATTCTTTCCGGCAATCTAATTATTGGATCATCCACTACAGAATACACAACTCTCGATAATTCGTTGTCATTATTATAATTCTTTCGATCAAGTGGATGTTAGTGAACAAGCATGGTAAATAGCCATTCATAATACTGACCTCCATAAAGAAGATCAGGTGTTAATAACATCCTTGTCTGTTGAAATGTcctttttatttgtttattaAACTTTGTGAGACACATTCAGTAGGACTTTTTATATCATGGGGGCAAGACCTCAACTACACAACTAAATACAATCAGCTTCCGTAAATATACTCTGTCTCTACTGCCTGTATAGAGTGAATCTATCTTTCTTAAACTCAATTCCTATGTATATGTTGGTTAATTTGGGAATAGCAGATAGGACGTAGCAACTACAATGCATAGCAGTTTATGTAGGCAATATGTTCAACCAAATGCCTTCAGCTAAAAAGATTTCCTCTTCTCCATAAGCTTGCTGATGCCCTCTATCTAAAACAATGATCTTTTGCATGACAGGGGGCTGCTCGACTTCCTTGCCGTGCGCAGGGACAAGGCAATGCTGTGGTGCAGCACGTCAAGGTGTGGCGAAAATggtctctcatgccatatttcaatataatgttttgacgatttatgacacacacaacacttggactaatatgattgttaagatgaccattctcagacttttagattcaagtgatgacaaagagaagacagGCGTAGCTAGGtccaaagggccgcccctacggccctaaaacctcttcggtccaagggacaagaattgaagagaccgtgaagaaatccaagtcgaaaagatcaagacgaagacaatttactatcaccggttaaaccgatgatgagcaaattgcactcatcggtgcaacgaacttggcaccggattaaccgacgttgggtgttttacactcaccggtataatggacttggaggccgaagaaacagcaggagttttacaggcaccggttaaaccgacgatcaagtcaaagtgagcgtcggtgcagttgtctagagactccatttttcgggggttTTTGAGCTTGCACTCACCAGTTAAATCGACGATgatttcaagagcgtcggtgcaattgatcaagtagccgttggagcagtaacggctagttgctgggaaaatacactcaccggttaaaccggtgatgacaaaaactaagcgtcggatcaaccggcgttaagggattTCGTTGGCCTTTTTCCCAACGACTAGTTtggagggttgggctatatatataccACCACATGCCTCATTTGGGAGTGCTGGAGACTAAGAAAGCATagaacacttgaagaacacctccaaccaccatagaacatcattgtacatcatataagcttaagcacacttgtgagagtgcttgtttaggcttagttcttgagagagcaagcttgagagaagtcttgctgcggcaagcaatcattgtactcgtcgtgtgaccctccgacttggtgtggagaggcaacgacactttgtgcggggaaggagacccctcttggtgagaagctccattagtgaagacggtgccgttggtgacgcttcgagagagacggtggcggtggccttgtcttggtgacttggggtcacttagcctttgcttgccgtaagccttggtggcgaacgcaagacggtgatcaagcgaagagacttggcatcacacttgttcgtgttggataAGTtgtcgtggacgtagggagggacttggtgtcctaaccgaaccacgttaaatcgtgtgtcttggtgtcttcacaggagtttgcatattctctcccttacctctttacttaccatattacgtttttgcatttactctatcttgcgtgcctttactttcctagttagtttgattaggattggctataggttgcaagtcttttaggggtaagtagagagtagcatagataaaccttagtcataactagcatgtgtaggacgtgttaggtttatctcatacaaatagattgagccctaggatagaaagcgattagcgaccctattcaccccctctccttTTAGAATcgaacaccccggtgatccttacataaGGAAAGGGGCTATGCTCGCCACCAGCGAGGAGGCTCAGGTTCAATGATAATTTCCCCTGCGCGAGCCATGCCAGGAAGATATTTGTCGATAGGGATAAAAGAGGTTTATATATGACAACTGTATGCACATTTCGTAGTAATGAATTTTGTTCTCTGTTGGACTCTTCAGTTTCATACAGTATTGGTGGTCAACAAGATATATGTTGTTAGTAACATAGCTGTTGTTTGAACAAATATGACTACTGAATATGCATGAAACTCACTTAAGAATCGCAAACTTGAGCCTTCATATTTGGTTTCTCTATGACTTAGTTGTGTCAGCTATATCTATTGTATCGTGCTCTGCTATACAAATGAAAGTTTGGTTTCAGGAACTGCCCCTCCGTAAATTCACTCTTTATTTTCCCTCAAGGTTACACACGGCTTAAATATGGTCTTTCTAGTGTATCCCGGATTATCTGCTTTCATTTGTTGCGGAAGAAAACCGTTTCCTTGTTCTTCCTCCTTTTTCACATGCAAAagtgaatgttttttttttcattgc
This window of the Panicum virgatum strain AP13 chromosome 1K, P.virgatum_v5, whole genome shotgun sequence genome carries:
- the LOC120697237 gene encoding protein CbxX, chromosomal-like isoform X1, translated to MPGSQNGGPRPRPAKVETIHGVARAGDLAGVQRMLRENPALLNDKNPVMCQTPLHVAAGYNNTEIVKFLLNWQGTEMVDLEAKNMYGETPLHMAVKNSSCEPTSLLLERGAHIEAKANNGMTPLHLAVWHALQAGDCSTVSVLLSYNADCFAKDDEGKMPLNHIPGGAGCEKLLKLLSCHMEEQRKRKALMSCREGKAMAEFEEAISQIVGLQELKMQLHRWARGMLFDEKRRAMGLGIASRRAPHMAFLGNPGTGKTMVARILGKLLHMVGVLPTHKVTEVQRTDLVGEFVGHTGPKTRRKIQDAEGGILFVDEAYRLIPMQKSDDKDYGLEALEEIMSVMDSGKLVVIFAGYCEPMKRVIASNDGFCRRVTKFFYFEDFSTTELAEILHMKMKNPSESSLLYGFKLHPSCSIEVIGELIGRETTEERRKQMNGGLVDTLLINARENLDLRLDFNCIDADTMITITLEDLEAGLRQISRQRQLQ
- the LOC120697237 gene encoding protein CbxX, chromosomal-like isoform X2, which encodes MAVKNSSCEPTSLLLERGAHIEAKANNGMTPLHLAVWHALQAGDCSTVSVLLSYNADCFAKDDEGKMPLNHIPGGAGCEKLLKLLSCHMEEQRKRKALMSCREGKAMAEFEEAISQIVGLQELKMQLHRWARGMLFDEKRRAMGLGIASRRAPHMAFLGNPGTGKTMVARILGKLLHMVGVLPTHKVTEVQRTDLVGEFVGHTGPKTRRKIQDAEGGILFVDEAYRLIPMQKSDDKDYGLEALEEIMSVMDSGKLVVIFAGYCEPMKRVIASNDGFCRRVTKFFYFEDFSTTELAEILHMKMKNPSESSLLYGFKLHPSCSIEVIGELIGRETTEERRKQMNGGLVDTLLINARENLDLRLDFNCIDADTMITITLEDLEAGLRQISRQRQLQ
- the LOC120697226 gene encoding pentatricopeptide repeat-containing protein At3g16010-like, which produces MARRGAQILAARGISSSPRLARRLKQTESEIVRMFYPPVRQCEEPIATVGPRYTHSVRVLDERFIRILKIFKWGPDAEKALEVLMLRVDHWLVREVMKTDVGVNVKMQFFRWAAKRRNYEHDTSTYMALIRCLDVVEQYGEMWKMIQEMVRNPICVVTPTELSEVIRMLGNAKMISKAIAIFYQIKARKCQPTAQAYNSMIIMLMHEGQYEKVHELYNEMSNEGHCLPDTVTYSTLIFAFCKLGRHDSAIRLLNEMKENGMQPTAKIYTMLIALFFKLDDVHGALSLFEEMRCQYCRPDVFTYTELIRGLGKAGRIDEAYHFFHEMQREGCRPDTIVMNNMINFLGKAGRLDDAIKLFQEMEMLRCIPSVVTYNTIIKAVFESKSHASEVPSWFERMKGSGISPSSFTYSILIDGFCKTNRTEKAMMLLEEMDEKGFPPCPAAYCSLIDALGKAKRCDLACELFQELKENCGTSSARVYAVMIKHLGKAGRLDDAINMFEEMNQLGCTPDVYAYNALMSGLARKGMLDEALTTMRRMQEHGCIPDINSYNIILNGLAKTGGPHRAMEMLSNMKQSAIRPDVVSYNTVLGALSHAGMFEEAAKLMKEMNTLGFEYDLITYSSILEAIGNVDHE